Proteins encoded together in one Penicillium digitatum chromosome 1, complete sequence window:
- a CDS encoding Heat shock protein Hsp70, producing the protein MNHQQPQQPQLGRPPSYTNNRPTSPMVHGQQQPPPITTNLQYNPSAPLNGPPGYGMQLQVAPSIPPALSNTQYPGRNPAVEVEGGGRSKAQLIVGIDFGTTFSGVAYAFATNNQASEDIITEWPGAGTHAKQKIPTVLYYDQYQKVVGWGPDIADALAPTGYPKPQVQKVEWFKLQLMLSGNTYIDPINLPPLPPGKSEIDVAADYLFKLRQAIRAQLQKALGEVFTREERNIRYYLTVPAIWNDAGKAATRTAAIQAGFLRDENDNRLTLVSEPEAAALFCAKSGLLNLKVGDAILIVDCGGGTVDLIAYEVEEEQPFSVMECTAGSGDSCGSTALNRNFSNILRAKIRKMKLPDGSRTAGKVYAKCIMDFENRIKADFRNNGQKWAVDVGIEADFPDAGIEEGYMTFMNEEILQCFEPVVNRILELVRNQIIAIQAQNRQIQNVLVVGGFGASEYLFQQIKLHVPPQYQTKVVRPMDSVAAIVKGAVTAGITERVITHRVARRHYLMATLQPFKEGYHPEQYRVPSLDGRDRCKYTRQIFVQKGERVRIGEPVKVSFFRQVAPGATLMYEDVLYACDEDVCPEYTKDPRIKEVVTLTSDLSRKNLETDFERMDTPQGIFYRVYFDIYLTLDGSEFSAELVCQNEIMGRCRAKFR; encoded by the exons ATGAACCATCAGCAACCACAGCAGCCCCAGTTAGGCCGACCACCAAGTTATACAAACAATCGACCAACGAGTCCAATGGTGCATGGCCAACAACAGCCCCCGCCTATCACTACAAACCTCCAATACAACCCGAGTGCTCCCTTGAACGGTCCGCCGGGCTATGGCATGCAGCTACAGGTGGCTCCTAGTATTCCACCGGCACTGTCCAACACCCAGTATCCAGGGCGCAATCCGGCGGTCGAGGTTGAGGGTGGGGGTCGGAGCAAGGCCCAACTGATTGTTGGGATTGACTTCGGTACAACATTCTCGGGAGTCGCATATGCATTCGCAACCAACAACCAGGCGAGCGAGGACATCATCACGGAGTGGCCCGGGGCCGGAACCCACGCAAAACAAAAG ATTCCTACCGTCCTCTACTACGACCAATACCAAAAAGTAGTGGGATGGGGCCCCGACATCGCCGATGCTCTCGCTCCGACCGGATACCCCAAACCTCAAGTACAAAAGGTCGAGTGGTTCAAGCTTCAGCTGATGCTCTCCGGAAACACCTATATTGATCCCATCAACCTgccccccctccccccggGCAAGTCCGAAATCGATGTCGCTGCCGATTACCTTTTCAAGCTACGACAAGCCATTCGCGCCCAGCTGCAAAAGGCCCTAGGAGAGGTATTCACGCGTGAGGAACGCAATATCCGATACTACCTGACGGTCCCGGCTATTTGGAATGACGCCGGCAAAGCTGCGACGCGGACTGCTGCTATTCAAGCTGGCTTCTTGCGCGATGAGAACGATAACCGTCTCACACTAGTGTCAGAGCCCGAGGCAGCGGCCTTGTTCTGTGCCAAGAGCGGACTGCTCAACTTGAAGGTGGGCGATGCTATTTTGATTGTGGATTGCGGTGGTGGTACCGTGGATTTGATTGCATATGAGGTCGAGGAAGAGCAGCCTTTCAGTGTGATGGAATGTACTGCCGGATCTGGTGACTCGTGTGGTTCAACAGCACTAAATCGGAATTTCAGTAACATCTTACGGGCAAAGATCCGCAAGATGAAGCTGCCAGATGGCTCTCGAACTGCGGGCAAGGTCTACGCGAAGTGTATCATGGACTTTGAGAACCGGATCAAGGCCGACTTCCGCAACAACGGGCAAAAATGGGCAGTGGACGTGGGTATCGAGGCCGACTTCCCCGACGCCGGTATTGAGGAGGGTTACATGACCTTCATGAATGAGGAGATCCTTCAGTGCTTCGAGCCTGTCGTGAACCGTATCCTCGAGTTGGTCCGCAACCAGATTATCGCTATACAAGCACAGAACCGTCAGATCCAG AATGTTCTGGTCGTCGGTGGATTCGGTGCTTCCGAATATCTCTTCCAGCAGATTAAACTCCACGTGCCGCCACAGTATCAGACTAAGGTGGTCCGCCCGATGGACTCTGTGGCTGCGATCGTCAAGGGCGCAGTCACCGCGGGTATCACCGAGCGGGTCATCACACATCGTGTAGCACGCCGGCACTATCTTATGGCCACACTTCAACCATTCAAGGAGGGGTATCACCCAGAACAGTATCGTGTTCCGAGTTTGGATGGTCGCGATCGATGCAAGTATACCCGTCAGATTTTTGTCCAAAAGGGAGAGCGTGTCAGGATTGGCGAACCAGTCAAGGTCAGCTTCTTCCGTCAAGTTGCACCTGGCGCCACCCTCATGTATGAGGATGTATTATACGCCTGTGACGAGGACGTCTGCCCCGAGTACACCAAGGATCCAC GCATCAAGGAAGTCGTCACACTCACATCCGATTTATCACGCAAGAACCTCGAGACTGACTTTGAGCGCATGGATACACCTCAGGGGATCTTCTACCGTGTTTACTTCGACATCTATCTTACCCTCGATGGCAGTGAATTCAGCGCCGAATTAGTTTGCCAGAATGAGATCATGGGCCGTTGCCGTGCCAAGTTCCGTTGA